The nucleotide sequence GGTCGTTGCGTCGAAGGTGAAATCCCGGCCGGTCAGGTCGGGTTGCGCGGCCTGCCCGAACGCGGCGGCCGCACCTAGGAACAGGGTGGTCCCGAGGAGGAGCAGGCGGTGGACGGCGCGGACGGATGGCATGGAATGGAAGTGGCGGCGGGGGCGGGCTGGTGCAATGAGATTTCCGGGAGCGAAGGCAGGACAATTTTCCGGTCGCGCGGCCCCACAAAGACACAGAAAAAGGGAAAGTGTTCGCCGCCGGGCAGTCCCCGGGAAGCCGTGCTCGAAAGTGTCGCCGAGCCGGGTGTCGGGACTGGTGGACTGAAGCTCCGCAGATTTTGTCCTGCGCTCCTTTCGGCTAGACGCGGGGGGGGATCGGGTCAGTGTAATGTCCTACCCCGTGATCATTCCGGAAACAGAACTCAAAGCGTTCCTCCACAATCATCAGGCCAACCCCCACGGGTGGCTGGGGATGCACCCGGCGAAGGTCAAACGGAAGGCCGGCGTGATCGTGCGCGCCTTCCGGCGCGACGTCGCGCGTTGCTCCGTGATCGAGCTGGATGCCCCCGGGCAGCCGGCCTGGCCGATGGAGCGACTGGCGGACGAGGGCTTCTTCGAGGTGTTTATCCCGGGGAAGAAGATTTTCCGTCACCAACTGCGCTACGAGACAACCTGGGGTGACATCCACCAGATCTACAACGCCTATTCTTTCCTGCCGACGCTGTCGGAGCAGGACCTGTATCTCTTCAACGAAGGCAACGAGCACCGCATCTACGAGAAGCTGGGCGCGCATCCCCGGAAGCTGGGCGATGTGCCGGGCACAGCTTTCGCGGTCTGGGCGCCGGCAGCGTCGCGGGTGTCCCTGGTGGGCAATTTCAACGGCTGGGATGCGCGTTATCACCCGATGCGCCCGCTGGGCGGCTCGGGCGTGTGGGAGCTCTTCGCCCCCGACGTCGGCGAGGGCGAACTCTACAAGTTCGCGATCTGGGACCAGCAGGGCAACATGCGGCTCAAGACCGACCCGTATGGCACGCGCTTTGAGGGCCCGCCGAACAACGCCGCGATCGTGCACGCCACCAACCGCCACCAGTGGGGTGACGGGGACTGGATCGCCCGCCGCGCCGCCCTGGCCGGGCAGGCCGACCGGCCGATGTCGATCTACGAGATCCATGTCGGCTCGTGGAAGCGCAACCTCGACGAAGCGGGCCGCGCCTACAATTACCGCGAACTCGCGCCGTTATTGGCGGACTACGCGGTGGAGATGGGCTTCACGCACATCGAGGTCATGCCGGTGGCGGAGTTTCCGTTCCCCGGCTCATGGGGTTACCAGGTCACCGGTTACTTCGCGCCCACGCACCGCTGGGGCACGCCGGAGGATTTCCAGTTTTTCGTCGACCACCTGCACCAGCGGGGCCTCGGCGTGATCGTGGACTGGGTGCCGGCGCATTTCCCGCGCGACGCCTTCGCCCTGGCGGAGTTTGACGGCACGCACCTCTACGAGCACGCGGATCCGCGGCTGGGGGCGCACCAGGACTGGGGCACGCTCATCTTCAACTACGGCCGGCACGAGGTACGCTGTTTCCTGATCGCGAGCGCGCTCTCGTGGCTCGACCGCTACCACATCGACGGCCTGCGCGTCGACGCCGTCGCCTCGATGCTGTACCTCGACTACTCCCGCAAGGAGGGCGAGTGGATCCCGAACCGCTACGGCGGCCGCGAGAACATCGAGGCCATCAGCTTCCTGCGCCAGGTGAACGACCTCGTGCACCATTATTATCCGGGCGCGCTGACGATCGCCGAGGAGTCCACCGCGTTCGCCAAGGTCAGCCATCCCACGGCCGAGGGCGGCCTGGGCTTCGACTACAAGTGGAACATGGGGCTGATGCACGACACGCTGCTCTATTTCCAGAAGGACCCGATCCACCGGAAGTGGTCGCACGACAAGCTGACCTTCGGGATGATCTACCAGTATTCGGAGAAGTTCATCACGGTGTATTCCCACGACGAGGTCGTGCACCTGAAGGCCTCGATGCTGGGCAAGATGGG is from Lacunisphaera limnophila and encodes:
- the glgB gene encoding 1,4-alpha-glucan branching protein GlgB — encoded protein: MSYPVIIPETELKAFLHNHQANPHGWLGMHPAKVKRKAGVIVRAFRRDVARCSVIELDAPGQPAWPMERLADEGFFEVFIPGKKIFRHQLRYETTWGDIHQIYNAYSFLPTLSEQDLYLFNEGNEHRIYEKLGAHPRKLGDVPGTAFAVWAPAASRVSLVGNFNGWDARYHPMRPLGGSGVWELFAPDVGEGELYKFAIWDQQGNMRLKTDPYGTRFEGPPNNAAIVHATNRHQWGDGDWIARRAALAGQADRPMSIYEIHVGSWKRNLDEAGRAYNYRELAPLLADYAVEMGFTHIEVMPVAEFPFPGSWGYQVTGYFAPTHRWGTPEDFQFFVDHLHQRGLGVIVDWVPAHFPRDAFALAEFDGTHLYEHADPRLGAHQDWGTLIFNYGRHEVRCFLIASALSWLDRYHIDGLRVDAVASMLYLDYSRKEGEWIPNRYGGRENIEAISFLRQVNDLVHHYYPGALTIAEESTAFAKVSHPTAEGGLGFDYKWNMGLMHDTLLYFQKDPIHRKWSHDKLTFGMIYQYSEKFITVYSHDEVVHLKASMLGKMGAGTLADKAATLRALYGYVWMYPGKKLLFMGSEFGQRSEWNYDTGLEWQLLQHPEHEGLRVLVRDLNRLYTSEPVLSTTDYRPESFRWVNASDGDHSTISFLRTDPSGRTAWLVVCNFTPLTRTRHHVGVPHRGYWREVLNTNSAYYGGAGFGNHGGRTASTIPADGFEQSLSLTLPGLSVLVFKWAAELPG